From Coriobacteriaceae bacterium, a single genomic window includes:
- a CDS encoding ComEA family DNA-binding protein: MAQREQHERVKKMDRWAGKLLGHKAVVMAILVVIAMASGLAMANLGGGAGGVSFERTDGSGTLVEPGSGDASSGKTSEVSSPKASAAAEVYVDVDGAVVSPGVYRLKDGARVAQAIDAAGGLAPEADVTGLNRASKVTDGQKIHVPTVGEQQASIAEAGVDGGTSASSGVGGATGLVNINTASSAELQTLSGIGPSMAQSIIDERTKNGAFASVDDLMRVPGIGEKKLAKIKDCICV; this comes from the coding sequence ATGGCGCAGCGCGAACAACACGAACGAGTCAAAAAGATGGACCGCTGGGCGGGCAAACTGCTCGGTCATAAGGCAGTGGTGATGGCGATACTGGTCGTCATTGCGATGGCGAGTGGGCTGGCGATGGCGAACCTTGGCGGCGGTGCCGGCGGTGTGTCGTTTGAGCGCACTGATGGTTCGGGCACGTTAGTGGAGCCGGGATCCGGCGATGCTTCGAGCGGAAAGACATCCGAAGTCTCTTCGCCTAAGGCGTCTGCCGCGGCAGAGGTCTATGTCGATGTTGATGGCGCCGTGGTGTCACCCGGTGTATATCGCCTCAAAGACGGGGCGCGGGTGGCTCAGGCGATTGATGCCGCCGGCGGGCTGGCGCCCGAAGCAGACGTTACGGGGCTTAATCGTGCATCCAAGGTCACTGATGGACAAAAAATTCACGTTCCAACGGTAGGGGAGCAGCAGGCGTCCATTGCGGAAGCCGGTGTTGATGGTGGGACTTCCGCATCATCAGGCGTCGGTGGCGCAACAGGCCTAGTAAACATTAATACGGCAAGCTCGGCAGAGCTGCAGACGCTCTCGGGAATCGGTCCCTCAATGGCACAGTCGATTATCGATGAGCGGACAAAGAACGGTGCTTTTGCTTCGGTTGACGATCTGATGCGTGTGCCGGGAATCGGCGAGAAGAAGCTTGCCAAAATCAAAGATTGCATCTGCGTATGA
- the thiI gene encoding tRNA 4-thiouridine(8) synthase ThiI yields MAARVCLVHYHEVGLKGKNRAHFEHILMDNIKAALAAFSVNAVSRISGYILVTFNEHQADEAARVIRTVPGVARVSLAYHTNRDPQEYCAAAVKALREFGSFDSFKVHAKRSNTDYELTSIDINRQVGEVLCEAFPDKKVQMHDPDAMVHVLVVQGSVYVYARSERGVGGLPVGSAGKVVTLLSSGIDSPVATWMLARRGAVCVPVHFSGRPQTPDTSEYLVQDIIRALEPGVQIGRLYVVPFGDCQREISVTCPSNLRVIMYRRIMYSVAEHIAHIEGARAIVTGESLGQVASQTLENIMAVNEAVKIPVFRPLIGSDKQEIIARAEEIGTFDISTEAAPDCCTLFMPRRPETHAKLDAVHEAWELFDHEEMIERLLKQTEYIDFESNTYKAPKTLKRKHSELAPREIYQDHE; encoded by the coding sequence ATGGCGGCTCGCGTCTGCCTAGTCCACTATCACGAGGTTGGGCTGAAGGGCAAGAACCGCGCACATTTTGAGCATATCCTCATGGATAACATCAAGGCGGCCTTGGCCGCCTTTTCCGTGAATGCCGTGTCTCGAATTTCCGGTTATATCCTCGTGACCTTTAACGAGCATCAGGCCGACGAGGCGGCGCGTGTCATCCGCACCGTCCCCGGCGTTGCCCGTGTGTCTTTGGCGTATCACACCAACCGCGACCCGCAGGAGTACTGCGCCGCCGCTGTGAAGGCGCTGCGCGAGTTTGGTTCCTTTGATTCGTTTAAGGTGCACGCCAAGCGCTCCAATACCGACTATGAGCTCACCTCGATCGATATCAATCGTCAGGTGGGCGAGGTGCTATGTGAGGCCTTTCCCGATAAAAAGGTTCAAATGCACGACCCCGATGCGATGGTGCACGTACTGGTGGTCCAGGGTAGCGTTTATGTGTACGCGCGCTCCGAGCGCGGCGTGGGCGGTCTGCCGGTGGGTTCTGCCGGCAAGGTCGTGACGCTGCTGTCGTCGGGTATCGATTCTCCGGTGGCGACTTGGATGCTCGCGCGTCGCGGCGCGGTCTGCGTGCCGGTGCATTTTTCCGGTCGTCCGCAGACGCCCGATACGAGCGAGTATTTGGTGCAGGATATCATCCGTGCGCTTGAGCCGGGTGTCCAGATCGGCCGCCTGTACGTGGTGCCGTTTGGCGACTGCCAGCGTGAGATTTCGGTCACCTGTCCCAGTAACCTGCGCGTGATCATGTATCGCCGCATTATGTATTCGGTTGCCGAGCACATTGCACACATTGAGGGTGCCAGGGCCATCGTTACGGGCGAATCGCTTGGGCAGGTTGCCTCCCAAACGCTTGAGAACATCATGGCCGTCAACGAAGCCGTGAAGATTCCCGTGTTCCGTCCTCTCATCGGTTCGGACAAACAGGAGATCATCGCACGCGCCGAGGAGATCGGTACGTTCGATATCTCGACTGAGGCCGCTCCCGACTGCTGCACGCTGTTTATGCCGCGCCGTCCCGAGACGCACGCTAAACTCGATGCCGTGCATGAGGCCTGGGAACTGTTTGATCACGAGGAGATGATTGAGCGTCTGCTCAAGCAGACCGAGTACATCGACTTCGAGAGCAACACGTATAAGGCCCCTAAGACCTTAAAACGCAAACATTCTGAGCTTGCTCCGCGTGAGATTTACCAAGATCACGAGTAA
- a CDS encoding DNA-directed RNA polymerase subunit omega produces MSVVKPCIDDLLEKTDHNRFLLASLASKRACDINSMLRGQHNRVLAVQDVDDITIGLSGADTISMAMDEIVDGDISYDEARYEKALGHKVAEA; encoded by the coding sequence GTGTCCGTTGTAAAGCCTTGCATTGACGATCTTCTGGAGAAGACCGATCACAACCGCTTCCTGCTCGCTTCGCTTGCCTCCAAGCGCGCCTGCGACATCAATAGCATGCTGCGTGGCCAGCACAACCGCGTGCTTGCCGTCCAGGATGTCGATGACATCACCATCGGGCTTTCCGGTGCCGATACCATCTCGATGGCTATGGACGAGATTGTCGACGGCGACATCTCTTACGACGAGGCCCGTTACGAGAAGGCGCTCGGCCACAAGGTTGCTGAAGCCTAA
- the gmk gene encoding guanylate kinase codes for MSAQDSKLFVISGPSGAGKGTLVTRVRERRSNLGLTVSATTRAPRKGEVDGVNYFFLTREEFDRRVANGEFVEWAEVHGNCYGTLVSEVTSKLASGSSLILEIDVQGALQVKERFPEAVLIFIKPPSLEVLRERLVGRGTETPETIELRMANAADELALADRYDDVVVNDDLDRATDELVRVLDMHERI; via the coding sequence GTGAGCGCTCAGGATTCCAAGCTCTTTGTGATTTCTGGACCGTCAGGCGCAGGCAAGGGTACGCTCGTCACTCGTGTGCGCGAGCGCCGCTCGAACCTGGGTCTGACGGTTTCGGCTACCACGCGAGCACCACGCAAAGGTGAGGTCGACGGCGTCAACTACTTTTTTCTGACGCGCGAGGAGTTCGACCGCCGCGTGGCAAACGGTGAGTTTGTTGAGTGGGCTGAGGTCCACGGTAACTGCTACGGCACGTTGGTGAGCGAGGTCACATCCAAGCTCGCCTCGGGCTCGTCTCTGATTTTGGAGATCGATGTCCAGGGCGCCCTGCAGGTGAAGGAGCGTTTTCCCGAGGCCGTGCTGATCTTTATCAAGCCGCCTTCGCTTGAGGTGCTCCGCGAGCGTCTAGTCGGTCGCGGTACCGAGACGCCTGAGACGATTGAGCTGCGTATGGCAAACGCCGCCGATGAGCTTGCCCTTGCCGACCGCTACGACGACGTCGTGGTGAATGACGATCTCGACCGCGCGACCGATGAGCTCGTTCGCGTTCTCGATATGCATGAAAGGATCTGA
- a CDS encoding integration host factor: MALPQLTDEQRKQALEKAAAARHARAELREQIKKGEKSLESVLNSDDPIASRMKVSTLIESLPGYGKAKAAKIMEELGISATRRVQGLGVRQREQLLEQLTK; the protein is encoded by the coding sequence ATGGCACTCCCTCAGCTTACCGACGAGCAGCGCAAGCAGGCTCTTGAGAAGGCTGCTGCCGCACGTCACGCCCGCGCTGAGCTTCGCGAGCAGATCAAGAAGGGCGAGAAGTCCCTCGAGTCCGTGCTCAACTCCGATGACCCCATCGCTTCCCGCATGAAGGTTTCCACCCTCATCGAGTCTCTCCCCGGTTATGGCAAGGCCAAGGCCGCCAAGATCATGGAGGAGCTCGGTATCTCCGCTACTCGTCGCGTCCAGGGCCTCGGCGTCCGTCAGCGCGAGCAGCTCCTCGAGCAGCTGACCAAATAA
- the pyrF gene encoding orotidine-5'-phosphate decarboxylase, whose protein sequence is MLENDARDRVIVALDCDRERALELAHELSGHAAWLKVGMTLYYAEGPQIVKTFKDLGFKVFLDLKFHDIPHQVRGAARSASLAGADLLSVHGLGSGAMLAACREGAEEAREDRAKLVAITVLTSMNQDALSEIGVESPVAEEAARLAKLAQANGIDGIVCSPMEAHDMRELLGPDALIVTPGVRPVGAALGDQSRVATPSQAIERGASHIVVGRPITGADDPVAAFDAIVAELVENVA, encoded by the coding sequence ATGCTAGAGAATGATGCCCGCGACCGTGTTATCGTCGCCCTCGACTGCGACCGTGAGCGCGCGCTCGAGCTCGCCCACGAGCTTTCGGGCCATGCCGCCTGGCTCAAGGTCGGCATGACGCTCTATTACGCTGAGGGTCCCCAGATCGTCAAGACCTTTAAGGACCTTGGCTTTAAGGTCTTCCTCGACCTTAAGTTCCATGACATTCCGCATCAGGTGCGCGGCGCTGCCCGCTCGGCCTCGCTTGCCGGTGCCGACCTGCTTTCGGTCCACGGCCTGGGCTCGGGTGCTATGCTCGCTGCCTGCCGCGAGGGTGCCGAGGAGGCGCGTGAGGACCGCGCCAAGCTCGTCGCCATCACCGTGCTCACGAGCATGAATCAGGATGCCTTGAGCGAGATCGGCGTCGAGTCTCCCGTGGCCGAGGAGGCCGCCCGCTTGGCAAAGCTTGCTCAGGCCAACGGCATCGATGGCATCGTGTGCTCACCGATGGAGGCTCACGACATGCGTGAGCTGCTGGGTCCTGATGCCCTGATCGTGACTCCGGGTGTGCGTCCGGTGGGTGCCGCCCTTGGTGACCAGTCCCGCGTGGCGACGCCTTCCCAGGCTATCGAGCGTGGCGCAAGCCACATTGTGGTGGGCCGTCCCATCACCGGTGCCGACGATCCGGTTGCCGCCTTTGACGCCATCGTCGCCGAGCTGGTCGAAAACGTCGCGTAA
- a CDS encoding dihydroorotate dehydrogenase produces the protein MGTVNMAVDFGGVKMQNPINTAAGTFGYGWQFQNFFDVSQLGAITTKGCAAEPWPGNPAPRMAEIPGGMINSVGLQNPGVAAFARESGPWLEQLSKDGCQVICQVAGHSVDEFVRALEMYVELCPWAAGYEINVSCPNIAAGGAAMGSTPEGASSVMAACRKVTDKPLFVKMAPVNVAEIAKALEAAGADGLSVINSIQGMAIDVHTRKSRVAKPKGGLSGPLCHHIAVRMVWEVAQAVDIPINGVGGVMTGEDAAEFILAGATCVSVGMANFVDPCASLKIAHELEAWAESQGVKDINELVGAFEC, from the coding sequence GTGGGTACCGTGAACATGGCCGTCGATTTCGGCGGCGTCAAGATGCAGAACCCCATTAACACCGCAGCCGGTACCTTTGGCTACGGTTGGCAGTTCCAGAACTTCTTTGATGTTTCCCAGCTGGGCGCCATCACCACCAAGGGTTGCGCTGCCGAGCCCTGGCCCGGCAATCCCGCGCCCCGCATGGCCGAGATTCCCGGCGGTATGATCAACTCCGTGGGTCTTCAGAACCCCGGCGTGGCCGCCTTTGCCCGCGAGTCCGGTCCGTGGCTCGAACAGCTGTCCAAGGACGGCTGCCAGGTCATCTGTCAGGTTGCCGGTCACTCCGTTGACGAGTTTGTCCGCGCGCTCGAGATGTATGTCGAGCTGTGCCCCTGGGCTGCCGGCTACGAGATCAACGTGAGCTGCCCTAATATCGCCGCCGGCGGTGCCGCCATGGGCTCCACGCCCGAGGGCGCCTCTTCCGTTATGGCTGCTTGCCGCAAGGTGACCGATAAGCCGCTGTTCGTGAAGATGGCGCCGGTCAACGTCGCCGAGATCGCCAAGGCCCTCGAGGCTGCCGGCGCCGACGGCCTTTCGGTCATCAACTCCATCCAGGGCATGGCCATCGACGTCCATACCCGCAAGTCCCGCGTGGCCAAGCCCAAGGGCGGCCTTTCGGGCCCGCTGTGCCACCACATCGCCGTGCGCATGGTCTGGGAGGTTGCCCAGGCCGTCGATATCCCCATCAACGGTGTCGGCGGTGTCATGACTGGCGAGGATGCGGCTGAGTTTATCCTGGCCGGCGCCACCTGCGTGTCGGTCGGCATGGCCAACTTCGTCGATCCGTGCGCTTCGCTTAAGATCGCGCATGAGCTCGAGGCCTGGGCCGAGTCCCAGGGCGTAAAGGACATCAACGAGCTGGTGGGTGCTTTCGAATGCTAG
- a CDS encoding dihydroorotate dehydrogenase electron transfer subunit, which translates to MHDFEVVSNQEIADGIFSLVISAPKLASALKPGQFVNIAVPGDASSLLRVPLSFYRADAQAGTVELWYAVVGDDTRRLSQMAPGSTSNLLGPGGRGWLVPEGTRKALLVAGGIGVPPVLCLAGMLVEQGVAVDVCLGFGTASKAVGVDEFRALGATVNVCTDDGSLGTHGFCTDPAAELLGEGGYDYVASCGPAVMMKKVAAAAAEAGAYCEVSLERMMSCGFGACNTCNVETVDGMKGACMCGPVFDASKVVVF; encoded by the coding sequence ATGCACGACTTCGAGGTCGTCTCGAACCAGGAGATCGCCGACGGCATCTTCTCGCTCGTTATCTCGGCCCCCAAGCTTGCAAGTGCGCTCAAGCCCGGTCAGTTTGTGAACATTGCCGTGCCTGGCGATGCGTCCTCGCTGCTTCGCGTGCCCCTGAGCTTCTATCGCGCCGACGCCCAGGCCGGCACCGTCGAGCTGTGGTACGCCGTCGTGGGCGACGACACCCGTCGTCTGTCGCAGATGGCCCCCGGTTCCACCTCTAATCTGCTGGGCCCTGGCGGCCGCGGCTGGCTTGTGCCCGAGGGCACCAGGAAGGCGCTGCTCGTTGCGGGCGGCATCGGTGTTCCGCCCGTGCTGTGCCTTGCCGGCATGCTCGTCGAGCAGGGTGTGGCCGTCGACGTGTGCCTGGGCTTTGGCACCGCGTCCAAGGCCGTGGGCGTCGATGAGTTCCGCGCGCTGGGCGCCACGGTCAACGTGTGCACCGACGACGGCTCGCTCGGCACGCACGGTTTTTGCACCGACCCGGCAGCCGAGCTGCTTGGAGAGGGCGGCTACGACTATGTGGCCAGCTGCGGCCCCGCTGTCATGATGAAGAAAGTTGCCGCCGCTGCCGCCGAGGCCGGTGCGTACTGCGAGGTGTCGCTCGAGCGCATGATGAGCTGTGGCTTTGGCGCCTGCAACACCTGCAATGTCGAGACGGTCGACGGTATGAAGGGTGCTTGTATGTGCGGCCCCGTGTTCGATGCTTCCAAGGTGGTGGTCTTCTAG
- a CDS encoding dihydroorotase has translation MALLLKNAHVVDPSVELDGVVDVLIDGDKIAEVGENLAVEGAEVRDLSGKYLVPGLVDMHVHLREPGYEVKEDIESGTRAAAKGGFTGVCAMPNTDPVTDNGTVVEFVKSRAAEVGHCRVYPSGAMTRGLKGEAMSEMGDMVAHGAVAFTDDGRGVQGAGMLRRCMDYGKMFGKVFMSHCQDEDLVGHGQINEGKVSTRLALEGWPAAGEELQIARDIEIAKLTGAKLHIQHISTAHGLEIVRAGKAAGVQVTCEATPHHMFLTENDLDETYNTSLKVNPPLRTEEDAEAIRQGVIDGTVDAIVTDHAPHTPWEKAREFELAPFGMIGLETSLSLVLTELVNTGKMSMGRMVELMAIKPREILGLDQVQVKAGSVADLTVFDASATWTVGEDGYESRAENSGFAGRTLTGRATDVFVGGKQTLADGCIC, from the coding sequence ATGGCCTTGCTTCTTAAGAATGCCCACGTCGTCGACCCGTCCGTCGAGCTTGACGGTGTCGTTGACGTCCTGATTGACGGCGATAAGATCGCCGAGGTCGGCGAGAATCTCGCCGTCGAGGGAGCCGAGGTCCGCGACCTTTCCGGCAAGTACCTCGTCCCCGGCCTGGTGGATATGCACGTGCATCTGCGCGAGCCCGGCTACGAGGTCAAAGAGGACATCGAGAGTGGTACCCGCGCTGCTGCCAAGGGCGGCTTCACCGGTGTGTGCGCCATGCCCAACACCGATCCCGTCACCGATAACGGCACCGTCGTGGAGTTCGTCAAGTCCCGCGCTGCCGAGGTCGGTCACTGCCGCGTCTATCCGTCGGGCGCCATGACCCGCGGTCTTAAGGGCGAGGCCATGTCCGAGATGGGCGATATGGTCGCCCACGGCGCCGTCGCCTTCACCGACGACGGTCGCGGCGTGCAGGGCGCGGGCATGCTCCGTCGCTGCATGGACTACGGCAAGATGTTCGGCAAGGTCTTTATGAGCCACTGCCAGGACGAGGACCTGGTCGGTCACGGCCAGATCAACGAGGGCAAGGTCTCGACCCGTCTGGCTCTCGAGGGCTGGCCGGCTGCCGGCGAGGAGCTCCAGATCGCCCGCGACATCGAGATCGCCAAGCTGACCGGTGCCAAGCTGCACATCCAGCACATCTCCACCGCCCATGGCCTGGAGATCGTGCGTGCCGGTAAGGCCGCTGGCGTTCAGGTTACCTGCGAGGCCACCCCGCACCACATGTTCCTGACCGAGAACGATCTGGACGAGACCTACAACACCTCGCTCAAGGTCAATCCGCCGCTGCGTACCGAGGAGGATGCCGAGGCCATCCGCCAGGGCGTCATCGACGGCACCGTCGACGCTATCGTCACCGATCACGCTCCCCACACCCCGTGGGAGAAGGCCCGTGAGTTCGAGCTTGCGCCCTTCGGCATGATCGGCCTCGAGACCTCGCTGTCGCTCGTACTCACCGAGCTGGTCAACACGGGCAAGATGAGCATGGGCCGCATGGTCGAGCTCATGGCCATCAAGCCGCGTGAGATCCTGGGCCTCGACCAGGTTCAGGTCAAGGCGGGCTCCGTTGCCGACCTGACCGTCTTCGACGCGTCCGCCACCTGGACGGTCGGCGAGGACGGCTACGAGTCGCGTGCCGAGAACTCCGGTTTTGCCGGCCGCACGCTCACCGGTCGTGCCACCGATGTGTTTGTCGGCGGTAAACAGACGCTTGCCGACGGCTGCATCTGCTAG
- a CDS encoding aspartate carbamoyltransferase catalytic subunit produces the protein MAFNHKHLIDITEYSEEDIKLILETAKAFSEVNERAIKKVPTLKGKTIVNMFNEPSTRTRSSFELAEKRLSADSLNFGGSSTSTVKGESLVDTVETLNAYKIDCIVVRDKHAGAPYIVTQNSPASVICAGDGKHNHPTQALLDLYTIWEHKGDFHGLKVAVVGDIAHSRVCGSLIPALKIMGCETYAVAPGTLLPPAPEVLGCDHVTSDLDSVLPELDVVYMLRVQQERLEGAPFPTIREYHKLFGLTKDREKLMKPDAIICHPGPINRGVEFDSYMADHPQRSVILEQVYAGICVRMAILYLLLGGADNGLAS, from the coding sequence GTGGCGTTCAACCATAAGCACCTGATCGACATTACCGAGTACTCCGAAGAGGACATCAAGCTCATCCTCGAGACCGCCAAGGCGTTCTCCGAGGTCAACGAGCGTGCGATCAAAAAGGTCCCCACGCTCAAGGGCAAGACCATCGTCAACATGTTTAACGAGCCCTCGACGCGCACGCGCAGCTCCTTCGAGCTTGCCGAGAAGCGTCTTTCGGCCGACAGCCTCAACTTTGGCGGCTCCTCGACCTCCACGGTCAAGGGCGAGAGCCTCGTCGATACCGTCGAGACCCTCAACGCCTATAAGATCGACTGCATCGTCGTGCGCGACAAGCACGCCGGCGCGCCCTACATCGTCACGCAGAACTCGCCCGCGAGCGTCATCTGCGCCGGCGACGGCAAGCACAACCACCCCACGCAGGCCCTGCTCGACCTGTACACCATCTGGGAGCACAAGGGCGACTTCCACGGTCTGAAGGTCGCCGTCGTCGGCGATATCGCGCACTCCCGTGTCTGCGGCTCGCTGATCCCCGCCCTTAAGATCATGGGCTGCGAGACCTACGCCGTCGCCCCCGGCACGCTGCTGCCGCCGGCGCCCGAGGTCCTGGGCTGCGACCACGTGACGAGCGACCTCGATTCCGTCCTGCCCGAGCTGGACGTCGTCTACATGCTGCGCGTGCAGCAGGAGCGCCTCGAGGGCGCTCCGTTCCCGACCATTCGTGAGTACCACAAGCTCTTCGGCCTGACCAAGGACCGCGAGAAGCTCATGAAGCCCGACGCGATCATCTGTCACCCGGGCCCCATCAACCGCGGCGTCGAGTTCGACTCCTATATGGCCGACCACCCGCAACGCTCCGTCATCCTGGAGCAGGTCTACGCCGGTATCTGCGTGCGTATGGCTATCCTGTATCTGCTGCTTGGAGGTGCCGATAATGGCCTTGCTTCTTAA
- the pyrR gene encoding bifunctional pyr operon transcriptional regulator/uracil phosphoribosyltransferase PyrR, producing the protein MGTTSPKAVIMDETAVNRAMTRIAHEILERNEGCEDLALVGIVTRGDLLAKKLAEEIKEIEGVDVPLGSLDISFYRDDYATNFAPAIHATNIPFSVDGKRVVLVDDILYTGRTIRAALDAVMDLGRPSRIELAVLVDRGHRELPISPDFVGKNVPSSHEENVHLYMKEVDGHTAVEINDVAPGSHVGSAPLGGE; encoded by the coding sequence ATGGGCACGACTTCCCCCAAGGCGGTCATCATGGACGAGACCGCCGTCAATCGAGCGATGACCCGCATCGCGCACGAGATTCTCGAGCGCAACGAGGGCTGTGAAGACCTCGCTCTGGTCGGCATCGTCACGCGCGGCGACCTTCTGGCAAAGAAGCTCGCCGAGGAGATCAAGGAGATCGAGGGCGTCGACGTTCCGCTCGGCAGCCTCGACATCAGCTTCTATCGCGATGACTATGCGACCAATTTCGCTCCCGCGATCCACGCCACCAACATTCCCTTCAGCGTCGACGGCAAGCGCGTCGTGCTGGTGGACGACATCCTGTATACGGGTCGTACCATTCGCGCCGCTCTGGACGCCGTCATGGACCTGGGCCGTCCGAGCCGCATCGAGCTGGCGGTCCTCGTTGACCGCGGCCACCGTGAGCTCCCCATCTCGCCGGACTTTGTCGGCAAGAACGTTCCCTCGTCGCATGAGGAGAACGTGCACCTATATATGAAGGAAGTCGACGGCCACACCGCTGTCGAGATTAACGACGTCGCGCCGGGTTCCCATGTGGGCTCCGCGCCGCTGGGAGGTGAGTAG
- the rpmB gene encoding 50S ribosomal protein L28 — protein MSKVCEVCGKHPVAGRSISHSHRVTNRKFRPNIQRVYVVVDGHRRKMNVCSTCLKSGKVARS, from the coding sequence ATGTCCAAAGTTTGCGAAGTTTGCGGTAAGCACCCCGTTGCCGGTCGCTCCATCAGCCACTCTCACCGCGTCACCAACCGTAAGTTCCGCCCCAACATCCAGCGCGTCTACGTCGTCGTCGATGGTCACCGTCGCAAGATGAACGTTTGCTCCACCTGCCTCAAGTCTGGCAAGGTTGCGCGCTCCTAA